From the Anopheles coustani chromosome X, idAnoCousDA_361_x.2, whole genome shotgun sequence genome, one window contains:
- the LOC131269762 gene encoding serine protease 44-like has translation MRKSVSKCPAGVGRLLALSVLVCWSFRPVAGQLDGSFWWMNSNLLKQAEALRESKDVKAIVITKDSELDEVRVGGNSLVDSDSPDCICVPLGRCAGSGTKPTGRDGLCGTESVCCRRNQIVTIDATTTTPTTTTSATIGSTVSTTKLKPVDSLIFDSDGPSLSLPETVSYKPIPPNESAHDPALLLELSNLLLSHSIADTFDASNNNALEIEPASTSGSNKEGNSETTTIKPAEIIDVHSQCGIKRNHVTSRIYFQDEDDDVPKEPVFGMTEYAEFPWTVAIYQLIRNGTFVYHCGGALLNRKVVVTAAHCVSNNRLHPSRYVVHAGDWDRRHKQERLPHQERTVSRIVVHPNYYSGALFNDVALLFFDEPFNDMTANVGPICLPSAANMSSYSNCVVTGWGGSPKQNRAQSVQQFSKLALLDQAHCEAKLRDQPSLGRKFKLHESFVCADVDVTVDLCQGSGGSPLVCEKNGHYHLIGLVSWGIGCGDGIPSVLSNVSALSEWIIANVS, from the exons ATGAGAAAATCCGTGAGCAAGTGTCCTGCCGGCGTAGGGAGGCTGCTGGCGTTGTCAGTGTTGGTTTGTTGGAGTTTCCGGCCCGTCGCTGGACAGCTCGACGGGAGCTTCTGGTGGATGAACAGCAATTTGCTGAAGCAGGCCGAGGCGTTACGTGAATCGAAGGATGTCAAAGCGATTGTCATAACGAAA GACTCGGAGCTGGACGAGGTGCGTGTCGGGGGGAACTCGCTTGTGGACAGCGATTCGCCGGATTGTATCTGCGTGCCGTTGGGCCGGTGTGCCGGAAGCGGCACCAAGCCTACAGGCAG AGATGGTTTATGCGGAACAGAAAGTGTTTGCTGTCGCAGAAATCAAATTGTCACTATCGATGCGACAACCACGACTCCAACAACGACGACATCTGCTACCATCGGATCAACCGTTTCTACAACAAAACTAAAGCCAGTGGACAGTTTGATTTTTGATTCTGATGGGCCATCGTTAAGTTTACCAGAAACCGTATCCTATAAGCCTATCCCGCCTAACGAGAGTGCGCATGATCCGGCTCTGTTGCTCGAGTTATCTAATCTCCTTTTGAGTCATAGTATAGCGGACACATTCGATGCGTCTAACAATAATGCACTAGAAATAGAGCCAGCATCTACAAGCGGGTCCAACAAAGAGGGCAATTCCGAGACGACCACTATTAAGCCAGCAGAGATAATTGATGTCCACAGCCAATGCGGCATTAAGCGTAATCATGTTACAAGCCGCATTTACTTCCAGGATGAAGACGATGATGTACCAAAAGAGCCGGTGTTTGGTATGACAGAATATGCAGAGTTCCCCTGGACAGTTGCCATTTATCAACTAATACGCAATGGTACATTTGTATACCACTGTGGAGGAGCTCTTCTTAATAGAAAAGTGGTTGTAACGGCTGCCCATTGCGTATCCAA TAATCGACTCCATCCTAGCCGATACGTTGTGCATGCCGGGGATTGGGATCGAAGACATAAACAGGAAAGACTTCCTCACCAGGAAAGGACCGTTTCCCGGATAGTAGTGCACCCAAACTATTACTCCGGAGCGCTATTTAATGATGTGGCGCTACTGTTTTTCGACGAACCATTCAACGACATGACGGCTAATGTTGGCCCTATTTGTCTCCCGAGCGCAGCAAACATGTCCAGCTACAGTAACTGTGTGGTTACCGGATGGGGCGGAtcaccaaaacaaaatagagCGCAAAGTGTACAGCAGTTTTCCAAGCTAGCACTGCTTGATCAAGCCCATTGTGAGGCAAAACTACGAGATCAGCCATCGTTAGGTAGAAAATTTAAGCTACACGAAAGCTTCGTGTGCGCCGATGTTGATGTAACCGTTGATTTATGTCAAGGTTCTGGCGGAAGTCCACTAGTATGCGAGAAAAACGGACATTATCATCTCATAGGTTTGGTGTCGTGGGGAATCGGCTGTGGGGACGGCATACCGTCCGTTTTAAGTAATGTTTCTGCCTTGAGCGAATGGATAATAGCCAATGTTTCCTGA
- the LOC131269768 gene encoding mitochondrial import inner membrane translocase subunit TIM44-like yields the protein MHRLNVTGRILPGLLLSGALRNVPCSVRTYSTRRPGFFAQVIDNIKQEMEKNKEMKENLKKFREEAERLEQSDALKAARQKFNTVESEANKGSEALRENLGKIRGRVSDALDEAAKTDLARKAGQLGEELGKTARGVGETLAEKGQVLGQSGAFRGISETAKVVRQEMDAQGIEARVYRSPLKLRKRVEVSMASEASSRVVEPNADATGMELHKDSKLYQSWEDFKNNNQYVNKVLTWKMQYDESENPMIRASRLLTDKVSDIMGNLFSKTELSETLTELCKIDPSFDQKQFLRDCENDIIPNVLESIVRGELEVLRDWCFESTYNIIATPISQAQKAGYRLDSKILDIENVDLAMGKVMEQGPVLIVTFQTQQIMCVRDGKGAVIEGDPEKVMRCHHVWVLCRDPNELDPKAAWRLMEMSANSTEQFV from the exons ATG CATCGATTAAACGTAACGGGCCGAATACTACCGGGTTTACTCCTTTCCGGAGCACTGCGGAATGTACCTTGTTCAGTG CGCACTTACTCTACCCGAAGACCGGGTTTCTTCGCACAAGTGATAGACAACATCAAgcaggagatggagaagaacAAAGAGATGAAAGAGAACCTAAAAAAGTTCCGTGAGGAAGCGGAGCGGCTGGAGCAGTCCGATGCGTTGAAGGCGGCACGACAAAAGTTCAACACGGTCGAGTCGGAGGCGAACAAGGGCAGCGAAGCGTTGCGAGAAAATCTGGGCAAGATACGAGGGCGCGTGTCGGACGCTCTGGACGAGGCGGCCAAGACCGACCTGGCCCGTAAGGCGGGCCAGCTTGGCGAAGAGCTGGGCAAAACGGCGCGCGGCGTAGGCGAAACGCTCGCCGAAAAGGGCCAGGTGCTGGGCCAGTCGGGTGCTTTTCGCGGCATTAGCGAAACGGCGAAGGTTGTGCGCCAGGAAATGGACGCGCAGGGTATCGAGGCACGTGTTTACCGCAGTCCGCTGAAGCTTCGGAAGCGCGTCGAGGTGTCGATGGCTTCCGAAGCGTCGTCCCGTGTCGTAGAGCCGAACGCGGACGCGACCGGGATGGAACTTCATAAAGACAGCAAGCTGTACCAGTCGTGGGAGGacttcaaaaacaacaaccagtaCGTGAACAAGGTGCTCACGTGGAAGATGCAGTACGACGAGTCCGAGAACCCGATGATCCGAGCGTCTCGGCTGCTGACGGACAAGGTAAGCGATATCATGGGCAACCTGTTCTCGAAAACGGAACTCTCAGAGACGCTGACAGAGCTGTGCAAGATAGATCCGAGCTTCGACCAAAAGCAGTTCCTGCGCGATTGCGAGAACGACATCATTCCGAACGTGCTGGAGTCAATCGTACGGGGCGAGCTAGAGGTGCTGCGCGACTGGTGCTTCGAGAGCACGTACAACATAATCGCCACGCCGATCTCGCAGGCGCAAAAGGCCGGCTACCGGCTCGACTCGAAAATCCTCGACATCGAGAACGTCGACCTGGCGATGGGCAAGGTGATGGAGCAGGGTCCGGTGCTGATCGTCACCTTCCAGACGCAACAGATCATGTGCGTGCGGGATGGTAAAGGCGCCGTCATCGAGGGTGATCCAGAGAAGGTGATGCGCTGCCATCACGTGTGGGTACTATGCCGCGACCCGAACGAACTGGACCCGAAAGCCGCCTGGCGCCTTATGGAAATGTCAGCCAACAGTACGGAACAGTTTGTGTAA